The following are encoded in a window of Mustela nigripes isolate SB6536 chromosome 3, MUSNIG.SB6536, whole genome shotgun sequence genomic DNA:
- the ARL6IP6 gene encoding ADP-ribosylation factor-like protein 6-interacting protein 6 isoform X5, producing MSFVEGGRRSAAQRRRLDTPVTFSRPAISTFTQGDGWGEGEVDEEDGCDQVARDLRAEFSAGASSEPRKGSLFRRDGDGSPVLPDKRNGIFSAVADDGAQARRWPVQILSILCSLLFAILLAFLLAIAYLIVKGTEAPALKVSVQSKVDLGQLHAENLKTEEDIDTGLLGFWTLLIISLSAGFSCCSFSWTVTYFDSFEPGMFPPTPLSPAKFNSLLS from the exons ATGTCGTTCGTGGAAGGCGGGCGGCGCTCCGCTGCTCAGCGCCGACGTCTTGACACCCCTGTCACGTTTTCCCGGCCCGCGATTTCCACGTTCACTCAGGGGGATGGTTGGGGTGAGGGTGAAGTGGACGAGGAGGACGGGTGCGACCAAGTGGCCCGTGATCTGCGGGCGGAGTTCTCGGCCGGGGCGTCGTCGGAGCCTAGAAAGGGCTCTCTATTCCGGCGGGACGGGGACGGGTCTCCGGTTCTGCCCGATAAGCGCAATGGCATTTTCTCGGCGGTTGCGGACGACGGAGCCCAGGCTCGGCGGTGGCCGGTCCAGATCCTCTCAATTCTTTGTTCGCTGCTGTTCGCCATCCTCCTCGCCTTCCTCCTCGCCATCGCCTACCTGATCGTAAAAGGTACTGAAGCTCCGGCGCTGAAAGTCTCTGTCCAGAGTAAAGTTGATCTTGGAC AGTTGCATGCTGAGAATTTAAAGACTGAAGAGGACATAGACACTGGGCTACTAG GATTCTGGACTCTACTTATAATATCTCTATCTGCTGGATTCTCCTGCTGTAGCTTTTCTTGGACCGTGacttattttgattcttttgaaCCAGGAATGTTTCCTCCTACTCCTCTTTCACCAGCCAAGTTCAA ctCACTTCTCTCCTGA